DNA sequence from the Trichocoleus desertorum ATA4-8-CV12 genome:
ACCCTATTTTGCTCAACGATCGATTTTGATCGGACGAGAGTACGCTATTCCTTTTCATCAGGGATATTACGACCAGTTCCGCCAAAGAGTCACAGACTTACTACAAGCACAGTACAGCCCCAACCTCGAGGCTGTTCAACAGGTGGTTCAGCAATACGGCATTGACTTTTGGCTCTTAGATCAAGAAGCTTTTACCCCCCATTACTTAGCAAGTAATCGTTGGCTGCGGCAGTTTCAACCTGTAGTGAGCGAGGCGCAAACTCTTCTAGAACAAGGGATTACGCCCGCGATCGCCCAAACCATGCCCCGTTGTACAGTCTTGAGTACAGAAAGCCTAATTTTGTTAGACACCAGCTGCGTTACCAAACCACCATCTAGCTAAGGTTCAGCCTGACCGTAACGAGCAGTGATGATATCGGGAGCGGGGTTCGGGTTAGCCCCAGTGCTCAACCAAGCCCACAGTTGGTCGCCCCAGGAGAAGTGCCACCATTCATTTAGATGTTGCAGAAAACCTGCACTCGTCATGACTTGCTTGAGGAGTTGGCGATTTTGGTGATACTGCTGCGCCTCCGATTCTGGCTGATTGGCGAAGAAATCCGGATAGGAGCGGGGGGAGATCTCATCAATGGGAGAACCCATATTTACAGTGGCACCGGATGCATCCACCAGCGTTACATCTACCGCAGCGCCCGTACTGTGCGGCGGCGGTGTAGCAGGGTTCACATTTGGGACAGCCCAAAACTGATGCACTTGCTCCCAGATTGTTTGTTTTTGAGCGTCTGTGAGTTCCTGAAGTTGTAGCCCTTGAGCCTGAGCCAATTCCGCGAACGTGTAGTCCACCATATATTGCTGCACTGCGATCGGGCGGTAAGCATCAAAAACTTGAATCCGCCAACCAGGACAATAGGCCTGTAGTTGCTGTTGGGCTTGGAGTAACCGAGCCACGACTTGTGTTCGTAAAAAATAAGGAGATTTGTTGCCATAGGGAGCGCCTAGCTTTTGGTAAGCATGGGGACATTCTGTGGAAAATACATCCAGCGGAATGGCTGCGAGGGGTTCTCCACATTCCGCGATCGCAATTCGCTGATAGGGTTTCATACAACTAAATCTATCGTTTTAGTAATTTAAAAATAGTTACAAAGATTGTGAAATAAAAATTTGATTCCTAAGTAATCCTAACTTTGCTCGGTGATTTTTATCGGGCTGATAGGATGAAATCATAAAGAAATTAAGTTGTTACTAGCGATAGGGAGTCACCCAAAAATTCATTATTTTAGCAATGTAACAGGCTCATTTGAAGAGGAGCGTTAACTCCTAGCTAAAATGTATAAGATTGCAGTCTTGGATGACGACGTTTACTGGAGTTTATCAGTTCAAAGATTCTTGAGAAAAGATTTTCTGGTAACTATCTTTACAGATCCTAATCATTTTTTTACCGTCGCAGCTCAGTACAATTTAGTCATTATTGATTTTGTTCTCGATCCCCTGTCTGAATCAGGCAACCAGCTAGATGGCTACGGCATTATTCACCGCTTAAAATCATCCTTGGAACATCCGCCTTTCTGCCTTTTAGTATCTGGCTGGATTGACAGAAATGGGTTAGCAGCAATCAGCCAACGACCCTATTTTATGGCCGACGATTTGGCAGCGAAAGATGCGGGTTTAGAGGTAATTTTGACAAAAGTGAAGCAACTGCTAGGGATGCCGTCACCACACTCGCACTCTTATTCTCAGTCGTAGGCGCATTCCTGCAACGAGCAGATTATGATGGAGAGCTAGATGGGAAGCCTCTGCTGCTGCCCGTTAAATTCTTCTGAACATTCAGCGGATTCAGTTTCATGGAAACAGTAGGTACAACAATTGGCAGCTACGCTCCAGACTTTGAACTCCCAGGAATAGATAATGCGGTTCACCATCTGGCCCGTTATCTAGAAAGGTCGAAAGCGGTAGGGGTGGTGTTTATGTGCAACCACTGTCCTTACGTACGGCTCTATCTAGACCGCCTTAAGCAAATTCAAGCCACCTTTCAAGCCCAAAAGTTTACCTTAATTGGCATAAACGCCAATGATGCGACGCAATACCCGGCTGACAGCTTCGAGAATATGAAGCACTTTGCGATCGAGCAACAGCTCAACTTCCCGTATCTACGAGATGTGACTCAAGACGTAGCTCGTAGCTTTGGGGTGAAAATAACGCCAGAAATTTTCTTGTTAGACCAAGCAGGCATTGTGCGCTATCACGGGCG
Encoded proteins:
- a CDS encoding thioredoxin family protein, producing METVGTTIGSYAPDFELPGIDNAVHHLARYLERSKAVGVVFMCNHCPYVRLYLDRLKQIQATFQAQKFTLIGINANDATQYPADSFENMKHFAIEQQLNFPYLRDVTQDVARSFGVKITPEIFLLDQAGIVRYHGRIDDNPEDASAVRSPNFQIAIARVLEGTPVPVSETEPVGCSVKWRV
- a CDS encoding D-alanyl-D-alanine dipeptidase; protein product: MKPYQRIAIAECGEPLAAIPLDVFSTECPHAYQKLGAPYGNKSPYFLRTQVVARLLQAQQQLQAYCPGWRIQVFDAYRPIAVQQYMVDYTFAELAQAQGLQLQELTDAQKQTIWEQVHQFWAVPNVNPATPPPHSTGAAVDVTLVDASGATVNMGSPIDEISPRSYPDFFANQPESEAQQYHQNRQLLKQVMTSAGFLQHLNEWWHFSWGDQLWAWLSTGANPNPAPDIITARYGQAEP